A genomic window from Fibrobacterota bacterium includes:
- a CDS encoding helix-turn-helix transcriptional regulator, translating into MMSSLKGRILASVLVILGAGLWRWAPSQRQSLIAEKPRLLTISDQVFGGSSRVWLESTREGIQFRYALSPDWTHPWAGINMAFGDSAARAMDLRQWDQLEVRARSVPARALRIQLLSDDLRPGKEFRDSIHPIYHVLEYVPDGSVTSFPWAAFSVPSWWRAQNGRTDVQRLELLDRFRAIEFHSGDSPTGNDSALVEISALDLVRPDPRFVWGGRVLLAFGFALLALGFLKKRPRPTVEKGAVVDLVGEPVTMDNPRSRQSAKLVQDLRERFSDPNLSLESFSQAQGMPPRLVASLLKEATLLHFKGALNELRLTEAARLLRESQANISEIAFAVGFQNLSHFGRAFREKFGVSPSEFRAGNPAPAEARLSAKSAVLFYEKCNPGGRHLLQNLEP; encoded by the coding sequence ATGATGTCCTCCCTCAAAGGTCGGATCCTCGCTTCCGTCCTGGTCATCCTTGGTGCAGGACTGTGGCGATGGGCACCATCCCAACGCCAATCACTGATCGCCGAAAAGCCGCGGCTGTTGACGATTTCCGACCAGGTTTTCGGAGGATCCTCCCGCGTCTGGCTGGAAAGCACACGGGAAGGAATCCAATTCCGGTATGCGCTATCCCCGGATTGGACACACCCTTGGGCCGGAATCAACATGGCTTTCGGGGATTCCGCCGCCAGGGCCATGGATCTTCGCCAATGGGATCAGCTGGAGGTTCGCGCCCGCAGCGTTCCCGCCCGCGCGCTTCGTATCCAGCTGCTTTCGGATGATTTGCGCCCTGGCAAGGAATTCCGCGATTCCATCCACCCCATCTACCATGTTCTGGAATACGTTCCCGATGGCTCCGTCACCTCGTTCCCCTGGGCGGCCTTCTCTGTCCCCTCCTGGTGGCGGGCCCAGAATGGGCGTACGGATGTCCAGCGACTTGAACTCCTCGACCGATTCCGCGCCATCGAATTCCACAGTGGAGACTCGCCCACCGGAAACGACAGCGCCCTGGTGGAGATCTCGGCGCTCGACCTGGTCCGGCCCGACCCCCGCTTTGTCTGGGGAGGGCGAGTGCTTCTCGCCTTTGGATTCGCGTTGCTTGCGCTTGGCTTTCTGAAAAAACGTCCCCGTCCCACGGTCGAAAAAGGCGCGGTTGTCGATCTGGTCGGGGAGCCTGTGACCATGGACAACCCCCGATCCCGCCAGTCAGCCAAACTCGTTCAAGACCTCCGGGAACGTTTCTCGGATCCGAATTTGAGCCTGGAAAGCTTCTCCCAAGCACAAGGAATGCCTCCCCGTCTGGTGGCCTCGCTTCTCAAGGAAGCGACTCTCCTTCACTTCAAAGGCGCACTGAACGAACTTCGCCTGACCGAGGCCGCTCGCCTTCTCCGCGAATCCCAAGCGAACATTTCGGAGATCGCTTTCGCCGTGGGATTCCAAAACCTTTCCCATTTCGGCCGCGCGTTTCGGGAGAAGTTCGGAGTCTCTCCCAGCGAGTTCCGCGCAGGAAATCCAGCCCCGGCTGAGGCGCGGCTATCTGCAAAATCCGCTGTTTTGTTCTACGAAAAATGCAATCCAGGTGGTCGGCACCTTTTGCAGAACCTTGAACCCTGA
- the bamD gene encoding outer membrane protein assembly factor BamD, with product MNSSSLLRAAACAAAASFVVSCSSSKPPIESIDVVCKRKFDDAKKDYTKERDPEAQTKLRDVTVSCAQFDYAEEAQYMLSQSHFRTEQWLEAETEFGILASNWERSKYREEALWKVARSSWKQAPTWDRDPSLTQKAIEREEAFLGEFPKGVRSDSARMDLNDLVTRMANRRFETARLYMKMGEPQAATIYFHLLFKEYPESDRLPLARLQLARAYSDLEQFDRAQENLDSLQLDSLHAKPLSKDLENARQDLAKSRKKFEARKAREAAESRQEKL from the coding sequence ATGAACTCTTCTTCGCTACTTCGGGCCGCGGCGTGCGCCGCGGCGGCCTCCTTCGTGGTCTCCTGCTCCTCCTCCAAACCCCCCATCGAAAGCATCGACGTCGTTTGCAAACGCAAATTCGACGATGCGAAGAAGGATTACACCAAGGAGCGCGATCCTGAGGCGCAAACCAAGCTGCGCGATGTGACGGTGTCCTGCGCCCAGTTCGATTATGCCGAAGAAGCCCAGTACATGCTCTCCCAGAGCCATTTCCGCACCGAGCAATGGCTGGAAGCGGAGACGGAATTCGGCATCCTCGCTTCCAATTGGGAGCGCAGCAAGTATCGCGAAGAGGCGCTGTGGAAGGTGGCCCGCTCCTCCTGGAAACAGGCGCCGACGTGGGATCGCGATCCATCCCTCACCCAGAAGGCCATCGAGCGGGAGGAAGCCTTCCTGGGCGAGTTTCCCAAAGGCGTCCGCTCGGATTCCGCGCGCATGGACTTGAACGATCTCGTGACCCGCATGGCCAATCGCCGGTTCGAGACCGCCCGATTGTACATGAAGATGGGCGAACCGCAGGCGGCCACCATCTATTTCCATCTCCTGTTCAAGGAATACCCGGAATCCGATCGCCTCCCTCTGGCCCGCCTGCAATTGGCTCGCGCCTATTCCGATCTGGAACAGTTCGATCGCGCGCAGGAGAACCTCGACAGCCTCCAGCTGGATTCCCTCCACGCCAAGCCGCTTTCCAAGGACCTGGAAAACGCTAGACAAGATCTGGCGAAATCCCGCAAGAAGTTCGAAGCCCGCAAGGCTCGCGAAGCGGCGGAGTCGCGCCAGGAAAAGCTCTGA
- a CDS encoding FAD-dependent oxidoreductase: MKTFRYRLHGLAMDPRDGSDPVEKALHEWRIPVDAVIRAEVTRESLDARKANRPVRKFTLEIVTSRPFHRHLLEPLAEPKPDPDDLLRDTLQLPSRVHVVGSGPCGIACAIGLAEKGYKVVLHERGADLVERSRQARQFLTGGELDRETNFLFGEGGAGTFTDGKLTTRTRNRLVMQALQQWVDCGEDPSIQWRSKPHLGTDRMRVLVAAMRRRFESSGGEVRFLSRLEDIESRQGRMARALFSGVWENVEALVLCIGHSARDTWKMLHERGVPFEAKDFAVGVRVEHPQELIDRRQYGSRVDPKELGAAEYFLACKTQDGPGAHSFCMCPGGEVLPTTTDPGELATNGMSFRARGSKFANAGLVVPVSADQLQRWSAQNGLPVDVWSGVRFQRALERAAYELGGGGFRAPAQRALDFLEGRVGSELGATSYARGLGSRNLEELLPDFVTSQLRHALVDFDRKIPGFIREGLLIAPETRTSSPVRVPRDPATLQVPGIDGLFALGEGAGWSGGIVTSAADGLRLSDRAVSRKV; encoded by the coding sequence ATGAAGACGTTCCGGTATCGCTTGCACGGGCTGGCCATGGATCCTCGCGACGGATCCGATCCGGTGGAGAAGGCCTTGCACGAATGGCGCATCCCGGTGGATGCGGTGATCCGCGCCGAGGTGACCCGCGAGAGCCTGGACGCCCGCAAGGCCAATCGTCCCGTCCGCAAATTCACCCTCGAGATCGTGACCAGCCGTCCGTTCCATCGGCATCTGCTGGAGCCGTTGGCCGAACCCAAGCCGGATCCGGACGATCTTTTGCGCGACACCTTGCAACTGCCCTCGCGCGTCCATGTGGTCGGATCCGGCCCCTGCGGGATCGCCTGCGCGATCGGATTGGCGGAAAAGGGCTACAAGGTGGTCCTGCACGAGCGAGGTGCCGACCTGGTGGAGCGGAGTCGCCAGGCCAGACAATTCTTGACGGGCGGCGAGCTGGACCGCGAGACCAATTTCCTGTTCGGCGAAGGCGGCGCGGGCACCTTCACCGACGGGAAGCTCACCACGCGCACGCGCAATCGGCTGGTGATGCAGGCTCTGCAGCAGTGGGTGGATTGCGGCGAAGACCCTTCCATCCAATGGCGGTCCAAGCCGCATCTGGGGACCGACCGGATGCGCGTGCTGGTGGCCGCCATGCGCAGGCGGTTCGAGTCTTCCGGGGGTGAAGTTCGTTTTCTGTCGCGATTGGAGGACATCGAATCGCGGCAAGGCCGCATGGCGCGTGCTTTGTTTTCAGGCGTATGGGAAAACGTAGAGGCCTTGGTGTTGTGCATCGGCCATTCCGCCCGCGACACCTGGAAAATGCTCCATGAACGTGGCGTTCCCTTCGAGGCCAAGGATTTCGCGGTGGGCGTGCGCGTGGAGCATCCGCAAGAGCTGATCGATCGGCGCCAGTACGGCTCGCGCGTGGATCCAAAAGAGCTTGGCGCAGCCGAGTACTTCCTGGCCTGCAAAACGCAGGATGGCCCAGGTGCCCATTCGTTTTGCATGTGTCCGGGCGGGGAAGTGCTGCCCACCACCACGGATCCAGGCGAATTGGCCACCAACGGCATGAGTTTCCGGGCTCGCGGCAGCAAGTTCGCCAATGCGGGATTGGTGGTGCCGGTGAGCGCCGACCAACTGCAGCGGTGGTCTGCCCAAAATGGCCTTCCGGTGGATGTCTGGAGCGGGGTCCGGTTCCAGCGCGCGCTGGAGCGCGCCGCCTATGAATTGGGTGGCGGTGGATTCCGGGCGCCTGCCCAGAGAGCGTTGGATTTTCTCGAGGGCCGCGTCGGTTCCGAGCTGGGTGCCACCAGCTACGCGCGCGGGCTCGGCTCCCGCAATCTGGAAGAGCTGCTGCCGGACTTCGTGACCAGCCAATTGCGCCATGCCCTGGTGGACTTCGATCGCAAGATCCCCGGGTTCATCCGCGAAGGATTGCTCATCGCGCCGGAAACGCGGACCAGCTCGCCGGTTCGTGTGCCCCGGGATCCGGCCACCCTCCAGGTGCCGGGGATCGATGGGCTGTTCGCGCTGGGCGAAGGCGCCGGTTGGTCCGGCGGGATCGTCACTTCGGCCGCGGACGGTCTGCGACTTTCGGATCGGGCTGTTTCGCGGAAGGTCTGA
- the dnaX gene encoding DNA polymerase III subunit gamma/tau encodes MSYQAMARRWRPRRFEDMVGQEHVARTLRNSLVRGNLHHAFLFTGTRGVGKTTSARILARMLNCGDEDPQKRPCGTCPSCVEIEKGASMDVLEIDAASHTGVDDVRELREQLKYASSHGKYRVVILDEVHMLSKAAFNALLKTLEEPPPHVVFILATTEVHKVPQTILSRVQRYDFRRLTPGQVRDRLAHICQVDGIEVDAEALDIVALRADGSMRDGLSLFDQVYAYAGNKVCAEDVRRTLGVPDQASHQRLLTHLVAGDVSGSVGEVHLSLERGVDPLEYIRGFGEFLRNVLFCRLDGLPDGSLSLMPERVTQLREITKTLAEGDLLRWARMVAEVTQQMRDAHNPRLALEVALARMASLDKVADLRRLISGQALPPVSAGSPAAASAPMATNSAPGAVAPPPRRAEPDPRAKGPNLQQAVEGDPVLGRLLETFDATPTSE; translated from the coding sequence ATGAGCTATCAAGCCATGGCGCGCCGGTGGCGCCCGAGGCGTTTCGAGGACATGGTCGGGCAGGAACACGTCGCCCGCACCCTGCGCAATTCCCTGGTGAGGGGGAATCTCCATCACGCATTCCTGTTCACGGGAACTCGTGGTGTTGGCAAAACCACCTCCGCGCGCATCCTGGCGCGGATGCTCAATTGCGGCGACGAGGATCCCCAGAAACGTCCCTGCGGGACCTGCCCAAGCTGTGTGGAGATCGAGAAGGGCGCCAGCATGGATGTGCTGGAGATCGACGCGGCGAGCCATACCGGTGTGGACGATGTCCGCGAGTTGCGCGAGCAGCTGAAGTACGCGTCCTCGCACGGCAAGTACCGCGTGGTGATCCTCGACGAGGTCCACATGCTCTCGAAAGCCGCGTTCAACGCGCTTTTGAAGACCTTGGAGGAGCCGCCACCCCATGTGGTGTTCATCCTGGCCACCACCGAAGTCCACAAGGTTCCTCAAACCATTCTTTCCCGCGTGCAGCGCTACGATTTCCGGCGGCTCACACCCGGACAGGTCCGGGATCGACTCGCCCATATCTGTCAGGTGGATGGCATCGAAGTGGATGCCGAGGCGTTGGACATCGTGGCCTTGCGGGCCGATGGATCGATGCGCGACGGACTTTCCCTGTTCGATCAGGTCTATGCCTATGCGGGCAACAAGGTCTGCGCCGAAGATGTCCGCCGTACCCTGGGTGTTCCCGATCAAGCCTCGCACCAGAGGCTTTTGACGCACTTGGTGGCAGGCGATGTATCCGGTTCCGTCGGCGAGGTCCACCTCTCCCTGGAACGCGGTGTCGATCCGTTGGAATACATCCGCGGATTCGGGGAATTCCTGCGCAACGTTCTGTTCTGCCGGTTGGATGGACTTCCGGACGGCTCCTTGAGCCTGATGCCGGAACGTGTCACCCAATTGCGCGAGATCACCAAAACCCTGGCGGAAGGAGACCTGCTGCGCTGGGCGCGCATGGTCGCCGAAGTCACCCAGCAGATGCGCGATGCGCACAATCCTCGACTGGCCCTGGAAGTGGCCCTGGCGAGAATGGCTTCGCTGGACAAGGTCGCGGATCTTCGCCGGTTGATTTCGGGCCAGGCCCTGCCGCCGGTTTCGGCCGGATCACCGGCCGCCGCATCGGCACCAATGGCGACAAATTCTGCCCCAGGCGCCGTCGCACCTCCCCCTCGCCGGGCGGAACCCGATCCGCGTGCGAAGGGACCCAATCTACAGCAGGCGGTCGAGGGCGATCCGGTGCTTGGAAGGCTCTTGGAAACGTTCGACGCCACCCCCACCTCGGAGTAA
- a CDS encoding haloacid dehalogenase-like hydrolase, with the protein MKVLVLLDLDGTLLTAQGEGRESYMEALEAVLPGRTFPELHMAGRTDFGLWQELTGLGPGDDWEAFKRIYPPILERRLSQRPPRLLPGAMELCRALDADPRFQPGIVTGNLAEGSRIKLQTAGLMHWLANVPGAWGDSVLDKSGQAREAAQAWRKVTNEGFRTVVVGDTLADLACARGAAAGCLGVLTGGGSHQGLDGCDVVLPDLSATENVLNELWRIAR; encoded by the coding sequence GTGAAGGTCCTGGTTCTGCTGGACCTGGACGGGACGCTGCTCACCGCCCAGGGCGAGGGGCGCGAGTCCTACATGGAGGCGCTCGAGGCGGTCCTGCCGGGTCGGACCTTTCCCGAGCTCCACATGGCCGGGCGGACGGATTTCGGTCTATGGCAGGAATTGACAGGTCTGGGACCGGGGGACGATTGGGAAGCGTTCAAGCGCATCTATCCGCCGATCCTGGAACGGAGGCTTTCCCAGCGTCCGCCCAGACTGCTTCCCGGTGCCATGGAACTTTGCCGTGCGTTGGATGCCGACCCCCGTTTCCAGCCGGGAATCGTGACGGGCAACCTCGCGGAAGGGAGCCGCATCAAGCTGCAGACCGCAGGTTTGATGCACTGGCTTGCGAATGTTCCGGGTGCCTGGGGCGACTCCGTGCTGGACAAAAGCGGCCAGGCTCGCGAGGCGGCCCAGGCCTGGCGCAAGGTGACCAACGAAGGATTTCGCACCGTGGTCGTGGGGGATACCCTCGCCGATCTCGCCTGTGCGCGCGGTGCCGCCGCAGGCTGCCTGGGCGTGCTCACCGGCGGTGGGAGCCACCAGGGCTTGGATGGTTGCGATGTGGTCCTTCCTGATCTATCCGCGACGGAAAATGTCTTGAACGAGCTGTGGAGAATCGCGCGATGA
- a CDS encoding carbohydrate binding domain-containing protein: MRFSMIAFVAALGSLANAANLFPNPSFEDGTTGWTLYLNSSSVVATSTAKAGAGHDGTAAVEVKVTTPAADAANNWHIQLQAPQTWKAEAGKTYKLSFWGKADASRSIHLGIGGGPASEYKYIKGFDFGLSTAWKQYEVEYTSTATGVDSVRFNLYVGGAAGTYSFDDFVLDTLATNQPVAMVWPTKGAWHTGVYRNLFAEIGKTPVEIDTKVTGAFQQLFFGDASTEAIYRTVGTDEAYIEAIDSKDVRTEGMSYGMMIAVMMDRQDVFDKLWRFTKNKMQFKSGAGRGYFSWQVQVSDLTTRANGAAPDGEEYFVTALFLADKRWGSAAGVANVLNYKQQADSILHYMIPGPARSGQGPMIDTTRSQILFITDVNYTDPSYHLPAFYRMWAEYSDHHNHLWKRMADTSIAFLPRSWHPVTGLNPKFTDFEGVPMARGTNNDTDANKYATDAHRTPMNYAFDWAWFKSDTSIVVHTKRFLDFLYGKGIDSYTQTYLLDGTARSSYGPSESQMGANAVAVLASDNVRDFDFVKALWKQPISSGQWRYYNGLIQMLSLLHVSGKFKAYGSPGMASNSVRSVDRPALKIATIGRTIQLEGMQGTIRLVDAKGREAFRTEATASGLTTISVPRSGVWILDAGASGIRTIAIP; this comes from the coding sequence ATGAGATTTTCCATGATTGCCTTTGTGGCTGCACTGGGTTCGCTTGCGAACGCAGCGAACCTGTTTCCCAATCCCAGTTTCGAAGACGGGACAACGGGCTGGACGCTCTACCTGAATTCCTCGAGCGTTGTCGCCACCTCCACCGCCAAGGCAGGAGCAGGTCACGACGGAACGGCTGCCGTGGAGGTGAAGGTCACCACTCCAGCCGCCGACGCGGCGAACAACTGGCACATCCAACTCCAAGCCCCGCAAACCTGGAAGGCCGAGGCAGGAAAGACCTACAAGCTGAGCTTCTGGGGCAAGGCGGACGCCTCGCGCTCCATCCACTTGGGAATTGGCGGTGGCCCCGCCTCCGAGTACAAGTACATCAAGGGATTTGATTTCGGCCTTTCCACCGCATGGAAGCAGTACGAGGTGGAGTACACTTCGACCGCCACGGGCGTGGACTCGGTCCGTTTCAACCTCTACGTGGGTGGCGCGGCGGGAACCTACTCCTTCGACGATTTCGTCCTGGACACCCTCGCAACGAACCAACCCGTCGCGATGGTCTGGCCCACGAAAGGCGCCTGGCACACAGGCGTCTACAGGAACCTTTTTGCCGAGATCGGAAAGACTCCCGTCGAAATCGACACGAAGGTCACTGGAGCCTTCCAACAGTTGTTTTTCGGCGATGCTTCGACCGAAGCGATCTACCGCACGGTAGGGACGGATGAGGCTTACATCGAAGCGATCGATTCCAAGGACGTCCGCACCGAAGGGATGAGCTACGGAATGATGATCGCGGTGATGATGGACCGCCAGGATGTCTTCGACAAATTGTGGCGTTTCACGAAAAACAAGATGCAGTTCAAATCCGGCGCGGGGCGCGGCTATTTCAGCTGGCAAGTCCAGGTGAGCGATCTTACGACCCGGGCCAATGGAGCCGCACCCGATGGTGAAGAATATTTCGTCACGGCACTGTTCCTCGCCGACAAGCGCTGGGGTAGCGCCGCCGGAGTGGCCAACGTCCTCAACTACAAGCAGCAAGCCGACAGCATCCTGCACTATATGATTCCCGGACCGGCCCGATCGGGGCAGGGCCCCATGATCGACACCACGCGCTCCCAGATCCTGTTCATCACCGACGTGAACTACACCGATCCGTCCTACCATCTTCCGGCCTTCTATCGGATGTGGGCGGAGTACTCGGACCACCACAACCATCTGTGGAAGCGGATGGCGGATACCTCCATCGCCTTCCTGCCTCGCTCCTGGCATCCGGTCACCGGCTTGAATCCGAAATTCACGGATTTCGAAGGCGTCCCCATGGCCCGAGGCACCAACAACGACACCGATGCGAACAAGTACGCCACGGACGCGCACCGGACCCCCATGAACTACGCCTTCGATTGGGCCTGGTTCAAGTCGGACACCAGCATCGTGGTCCACACCAAGCGATTCCTCGATTTCCTGTACGGCAAGGGAATCGATTCCTACACCCAGACCTATCTCCTGGACGGCACCGCAAGATCCAGCTACGGCCCCAGCGAGAGCCAGATGGGCGCCAACGCGGTGGCGGTCCTGGCATCCGACAACGTCCGCGATTTCGATTTCGTGAAGGCTCTCTGGAAGCAGCCCATCTCGTCGGGCCAGTGGCGCTACTACAACGGCCTGATCCAGATGCTGTCGCTCCTGCATGTTTCCGGAAAGTTCAAAGCCTATGGATCCCCTGGCATGGCCTCGAACTCCGTACGATCCGTCGACCGACCGGCCTTGAAGATCGCCACCATCGGCCGCACCATCCAGCTGGAAGGCATGCAGGGCACGATCCGACTGGTCGACGCGAAGGGCCGGGAAGCCTTCCGAACCGAAGCAACCGCCTCGGGATTGACGACAATTTCCGTCCCACGCTCCGGGGTCTGGATCCTCGACGCCGGCGCATCGGGAATCCGCACCATCGCCATTCCCTAA
- a CDS encoding PEGA domain-containing protein: protein MKSTRPTVALIATLAFCLAATPGFAAKKGGKKAAAAAETAKAEQIADAPNVDTASPSAVYKGEAMAPINVDDTAFEPSKGKPERGGKGQLIINTRPSGAEVYYADEYRGKSPITIDANSGRDDLSIDLDGWNLYKSRVNVWNGQATTLNIELKLPLGNLLVTTNPGKASVSLDGRPIGSTQGAALNVSKVPAGKHNLCGSGGGKSGCQTIEVPREETLKVHLNLR from the coding sequence ATGAAGTCAACCCGCCCAACTGTTGCTCTAATCGCGACGCTGGCTTTCTGCCTGGCCGCGACTCCCGGCTTCGCCGCGAAAAAAGGCGGCAAAAAGGCTGCTGCTGCTGCTGAAACCGCTAAAGCGGAACAGATCGCAGATGCTCCCAATGTGGATACCGCCAGTCCTTCGGCCGTCTACAAGGGCGAAGCCATGGCTCCGATCAATGTCGACGACACGGCCTTCGAGCCTTCCAAGGGCAAGCCGGAGCGCGGAGGCAAAGGCCAACTGATCATCAACACCCGTCCCTCCGGCGCCGAGGTCTACTACGCCGACGAATACCGCGGCAAGAGCCCCATCACCATCGACGCCAATTCGGGTCGCGACGATCTATCCATCGATCTGGATGGATGGAATCTCTACAAGTCGCGGGTGAACGTCTGGAACGGCCAGGCCACCACCCTCAACATCGAGCTCAAGCTGCCTTTGGGCAATCTCCTGGTCACCACCAATCCCGGCAAGGCTTCGGTTTCGCTGGATGGCCGGCCGATCGGAAGCACCCAGGGTGCCGCGTTGAACGTCTCGAAAGTTCCTGCGGGCAAGCACAACCTGTGCGGCTCCGGCGGCGGCAAGAGCGGCTGCCAGACCATCGAAGTCCCTCGCGAAGAGACCTTGAAGGTCCACCTGAACCTGCGCTAA
- a CDS encoding ATP-binding protein — protein MNGLAPTTQTDSKVVLALTDRPEVVQMLREILIGFGQALEHTVEVETFKELVSVRKPDLIIVDLTLPHAPAGLRRMDDTHRQRPIVVLADPHQRSEMFEAKRLGVFAVLNLPLDADEAGFHIGHALTTLAERFDPSRLGYQERLLTLANDFSLVTPVALSLVDSSLSLVDPRRTSVSLGLVELLTNAIEHGNFGISFDEKRDALRGSVFYDLARERSRKSPWKDRVVRARCVVDPAAGVVRYHIEDEGDGFDWRNLPDPFHQNNIGARHGRGILMARHAFQRLCYNDKGNQVLLELPMSPIPSLEDR, from the coding sequence GTGAACGGATTGGCGCCCACCACGCAGACGGACTCCAAGGTCGTCTTGGCACTGACTGACCGGCCTGAGGTTGTGCAGATGCTCCGGGAAATTCTGATCGGATTCGGTCAGGCGTTGGAGCACACGGTCGAGGTTGAGACGTTCAAGGAGCTGGTTTCCGTGCGGAAACCGGATCTGATCATCGTCGACCTCACCTTGCCCCACGCACCGGCGGGGTTGCGCAGAATGGATGACACGCATCGCCAAAGGCCGATCGTGGTGCTCGCGGATCCCCACCAGAGGTCCGAAATGTTCGAAGCCAAGCGCTTGGGGGTGTTCGCGGTCCTGAACTTGCCGTTGGACGCAGACGAGGCGGGCTTCCATATCGGGCACGCCCTGACAACGCTCGCCGAGCGCTTCGATCCGTCACGCCTGGGTTACCAGGAACGGCTCCTGACCCTGGCAAACGACTTTTCCTTGGTCACTCCGGTGGCCCTTTCGCTGGTGGACAGCTCCTTGTCGCTGGTGGATCCTCGGCGGACCTCGGTTTCCCTTGGGTTGGTGGAGCTTCTGACCAACGCCATCGAGCACGGAAACTTCGGCATTTCCTTCGATGAAAAACGCGACGCCCTTCGTGGCTCGGTGTTTTACGATCTCGCTCGCGAACGTTCGCGCAAGTCGCCTTGGAAGGATCGCGTGGTCCGTGCCCGATGCGTGGTGGATCCTGCCGCTGGGGTCGTTCGCTACCACATCGAGGACGAAGGCGACGGATTCGATTGGCGGAATCTGCCGGATCCGTTCCACCAGAACAATATCGGAGCGCGTCACGGTCGAGGCATCCTCATGGCCCGACACGCGTTCCAAAGGCTCTGCTACAACGACAAGGGAAACCAGGTTTTGCTGGAGCTTCCCATGTCGCCTATCCCTTCGCTGGAGGATCGATGA
- a CDS encoding YbaB/EbfC family nucleoid-associated protein: MNNMNAMMKQLQQVQKKVMAAQQELENSDFPGEAGGGKVKLVITGKGELKSIKLDRSVVDPEDVELLEDLILTAFHQAKETLAMKSEAVMGGVKMPGMPGLPGFR, from the coding sequence ATGAACAACATGAACGCGATGATGAAGCAGCTGCAGCAGGTCCAGAAAAAGGTCATGGCCGCCCAGCAGGAACTGGAAAACTCCGATTTTCCGGGCGAGGCCGGCGGTGGCAAGGTGAAGCTGGTGATCACCGGCAAAGGCGAGCTCAAATCCATCAAGCTGGATCGCTCCGTGGTGGATCCCGAAGACGTGGAATTGCTGGAGGATCTGATCCTCACGGCGTTCCATCAGGCCAAGGAGACGCTGGCGATGAAGTCGGAAGCGGTGATGGGCGGCGTGAAAATGCCAGGAATGCCCGGTCTCCCCGGCTTCCGTTAA